TTCGGGTGCTTGTTTTTTTATCAGAAGTGCTGTTTATAAAGAATTAAATGGTTTTGATGCAGACTTCTTTGCGCATCAGGAAGAAATTGATTTGTGTTGGCGGGCGTTCAATCAAGGACATACTATTAAATACAATCCTAAATCGGTAGTTTATCATGTTGGCGGCGCTACTTTGCAACAAGGAAACCCAAGGAAGACGGAATTGAATTTTAGAAATTCTTTATTTATGTTGACCAAAAACTTGCCGAAAACCGTTTTATATCCTACTCTTTTTATTCGAATGGTTTTAGATGGTGTTGCAGGAATTAAATTTATATTTCAAGGAAATATAAAACATTTCTTTGCTATTCTAAAAGCTCATTTTTCATTTTACAGAGATTTTAATATACATTTCAAGAAAAGAGGAAAATTTCAACAGGAAAAATACTATAACACTAAAAGCATCGTTTATCTTTACTTTGTTAAGAAAGTCAAGACTTTTAAGAATATTTTGACATTCATTTAAATATTAAAAACCTAAATTTGTAGTTCACGTTTAATTAAAATTAATTTTTATGAGAAAAATAGTAATTGCTTTATCAGTTCTAGCGCTACTAACTTCATGTGTTTCTAAAAAGAAATATACAGATCTGGAAGCCAGAAACAAAGAAACCCAAGATTTGTTAAACACTTGTACGGTTAAACTAAACTCTTGTTTGGAAGAAAAAGCAGCACTTTCCGCTACTGCTGCCACCTTAAAAGAACAAAATCAAGGTTTAATAAGTGTTTCAAAAGACATGACTATTTTGTCTACTAAAGGGGCTGAAAATATTGAGAAAGCATTAGAATCTATAAAAGAGAAAGATTTAAAAATCAGCAGAATGCAAGATGCGTTAACTAAAAAAGACAGTGTTACATTGGCTTTGGTTACAAGCTTAAAAAGTTCTGTTGGAATTTCAGATCCGGATATAGAAATCAATGTTGAAAAAGGAGTTGTTTTTATCTCTATTGCTGACAAATTATTGTTTAAAAGCGGTAGTTATGAAGTAACAGACAGAGCAAAAAGTGTTTTGGCTAAAGTGGCTAAAGTAGTAAACGACAAACCTGATTTTGAATGTATGGTTGAAGGACATACGGATAGCGTACCTTACAGAGGAACAGGAATTCTTCTTGACAACTGGGATTTGAGTGTAAAACGTTCGACTTCAATTATTCGTGTATTGACAGGAGATTTAGGTGTAAATCCAGCACAGTTGATTGCTGCGGGAAGAAGCTCTTACATTCCTTTGGTAGCGAATGATTCTGCTGAAAACAAAGCTAGAAACAGAAGAACTCGTATTGTAGTTTTACCAAAAATCGATCAGTTTTATGATATGATTGAAAAAGAAATGAAAAAACAAAAACAATAGGTTTTAAATTTCAAATTGTTATTTATACTAAAAAGCGTCTCGGTATTCGAGACGCTTTTTTTGTGAATTTTAGTTTTATCGTTGTACAAAAAAAGCAGATCCAAAGACCTGCTTTCATGTATTCCCAATTCTTTTATTAATAACCAATTAAATATAAAATCAAGAATTACATTTGGTATATAGTGTTAAAAAAAAATACTATTCTTTATGATATTCCTGCTAAATTAATAAAATTAATGTTAATATAACGAAAATCAAGAATTATTTTTAATTTACAAGATTTCTAAAGTTCCTTTTCCCTCTCTTATAACAATTGGTTCATCTCCGGATAAATCAATAATAGTTGAACCCATATTGTCACCATAACCACCATCAATAACCATGTCAACTTGATTTTGCCATTTCTCAAAAATGAGTTCAGGATCTGTGGTGTATTCAATCACATCATCTTCATCTCGAATAGAAGTTGAAACAATAGGATTTCCCAATTGACGTACAATTTCTAATGCAATCGAATTATCAGGAACCCGAATTCCTACCGTTGTTTTCTTTTTAAATTCTTTCGGTAAATTATTATTTCCCGGTAAAATGAAAGTGTAAGGACCCGGCAAAGCTCTTTTTAGAATCTTAAAAGTAGCCGTATCAATTTGTTTCACATAATCCGATAAATTGCTTAAATCGTGACAAATAAACGAAAAATTAGCCTTGTCTAATTTGACGCCTTTAATTTTGGCAATGCGTTCCAATGCTTTGGTATTGGTAATATCACACCCCAAACCATAAACCGTATCGGTTGGATAAATAACTAATCCTCCATCTTTTAAAACCTTTACTACTTTTGCAATAGCAGCTTCATTGGGTTTGTCTTCGTATATTTTTATAAATTGTGCCATTTTTTTAGTTTAAAGTTTAAAATATTTAAGATTTAAAGCGCTGTTATCAGACCGATTAGAACCTTAAATCTGAAACAAATTCTTAGCCAATTACATCCAGTTTTGCAAAGCGTAAAAGTAATTTCTTGATTCCGCCAACTTCAAAACGAATTTCGGCTTTTTTATCAGCTCCTACTCCTTCCAGATTAATGATTTCTCCTTTTCCAAAGCGTTCGTGCATTACGATATTTCCTGTAACTAATTTATTGTCAAATAAATTTGCTCCGCTGGAAGATGCTCCGGAACCTGAAACAGGCTTCAGTTTTCGAATGTTTATATCCGATTTGGGTTCATTATCGGTAATGTGTTTTGGTGGTGTTCCACCTATTGGTTTTGCTAAACGCAATTTAGATTTATCTACATCACCAAAAATATCGCTGTCAATCATAGGTTTATAACGATAATTTGATTCTTCGGGAGTCAGATATTCCAAATATTGACCGTCAATTTCTTCAATAAAACGAGAAGCTTCGCTGTCCGTTAATTTTCCCCAACGATATCGGGATTGTGCATAAGTTAAATACGCTTGATGTTCCGCACGGGTCAAAGCGACATAAAACAAACGGCGTTCTTCTTCGAGTTCACTTCGAGTACTCATACTCATCGCACTTGGAAACAAATCTTCTTCCATACCAACTACAAAAACATGAGGAAATTCAAGTCCTTTGGCTAAATGTATGGTCATTAATGCCACCCGATCTTCGTCGCTGGTATCTTTGTCTAAATCCGTAGCCAAAGCCACATCTTCCATAAACTCAGACAAAGCGCCACGAGCACCGTCAATTTCTTTTTGTCCTTCGGTAAAATCTTTGATACCGTTTAACAATTCTTCAATATTCTGGATTTTAGCCATTCCTTCCGGAGTAGCATCCTTTTTTAATTCTTGTACTAAACCTGTTTTTTTAGCTACATGATCGGTAATATAAAAGGCATCCTGATTTTCATTAATTACTTGAAAACTCTGAATCATCGTTACAAAATCGAGCAATTTTTGCTTGGTTCCTGAATTTAATTTCAAGTCTATTTTGTCAATATTTTGCATCACTTCCCATATGGAACGCTTGTAATGATTGGCAGCAATAGTCAGTTTTTCAACGGTTGTGTCTCCGATTCCACGAGCCGGATAATTGATTACACGTACCAAAGCTTCTTCATCTTTTGGATTGATAACCAAACGTAAATAACACAAAACGTCTTTGATTTCTTTTCTTTGGTAAAAAGATAAACCACCATAAATCCGATACGGAATATCTCGTTTTCTCAACGCATCTTCCATGGCGCGTGATTGGGCATTGGTACGATACAAAATAGCAAAAGCACCATTATGCAATTGGTTTTGCATTTTTTGTTCAAAAATAGTGCTGGCAACAAAACGACCTTCTTCGGCATCGGTAAGGCTGCGATGCACTTTTATTTTTGGACCAAAATCATTGGCAGTCCAAACAATTTTATCGAGTTTGGTTTTGTTCTTATCAATAATCGTATTGGCGGCTTCCACAATGTTTTTTGTAGAACGATAATTTTGCTCTAATCTAAAGGTTTTCACTCCTTCATAATCTTTCTGGAAATTCAGGATGTTGTTGATGTTGGCACCACGAAACGCATAAATACTTTGCGCATCATCTCCTACCACACAGATATTTTGAAATTTATCTGATAAAGCACGAACAATCAAATATTGGGAATGATTGGTATCTTGGTACTCATCAACCAAAATATAGCGGAAACGATTCTGATATTTTGCTAAAACTTCCGGAAAACGAGTTAGTAATTCGTTGGTTTTTAAAAGTAAATCATCAAAATCCATTGCGCCGGCTTTGAAACATCGATCTACGTAATTTTGATAAATCTCACCCAATCGTGGTTTTTTGGACATTGCATCGGCTTCTTGTAATTCCGGATTATTGAAATAGGCTTTTACCGTTACCAAACTGTTTTTATAACTTGAAATTCGGCTTAAAACTTGTTTCGGTTTATAAACATCACGATCCAATTGCATTTCTTTTATAATCCCTGAAATACAACGCAAGGAATCCTGTGAATCATAAATCGTAAAATTCGAAGGATAACCCAAATGATCGGCTTCGGAACGTAATATTCGGGCAAAAACAGAGTGGAATGTTCCCATCCAAAGGTTTTTGGCTTCTCCGGAACCCACAATATCAGAGATTCTTTTTTTCATTTCTCGCGCTGCTTTATTGGTAAAAGTCAGCGACAAAATACTAAACGAATCTACACCTTGACTCATCAAATACGCAATTCGTATGGTCAAAACCCTTGTTTTACCAGAACCCGCACCCGCAATAATAATCATGGGGCCGTCTTTTTGTAAAACGGGTTCGCGTTGTGCTTCGTTAAGTTGGTCTATATATTTTTGCATGAAAATTTTCTATTGAATGCAAAAATAAGAATTTAAGAATTAGAAATTGTGTTTAAATGAGAATGAAAATCAGGTTCTATTTCTGATTAAGATTAATATCGTTTTTATTTAAAAAATACGTCGTAAGCAAAACGAATCAGCGTACCAATAACCACAATCAAAAAGAAAATTCGAATAAAACTATTTCCTTTATTAATAGCTAATTTGGCGCCAAGCCAACCTCCAAAAGCATTACTGAACGCCATAGGAATTGCAATGGCCCAAATGATTTTTCCTTTTAAAACGAACAAGCAAATTGAACCAAAATTAGTAGATAAATTAACCATTTTGGCATTTGCGGAAGCATGCAAAAAGTCAAATCCCATCAATGCAATGAAAGCCACAACCAAAAAACTTCCTGTTCCCGGTCCTATAAAACCATCGTAAAAACCAACAATAAAACTAATTCCTACTGCATTTAGAATTTGAGTTCTTGCTGAAATTGTTTTTTCAACATGTTGCCCAAAATTTTTCTTCGCATAGGTATAAATCACTAAAAAAGAGAGTACAACAAGCAACAGTGGTTTCATGAAATCATTACTGACATAAGTTAAGACCGTTGATCCTAAAAATGCCGACGGAAAAGCCAATGCCATCATTACACCCAGCAGTTTCCAATTCATTTCTACTTTTTTCAAGTATTGAAAAGCGGCAAATGAAGTACCACTGAAAGCTGGAATTTTCAATGTGCCAATAACGGTTGAAACAGGTAAATTTGGTAATAAAATCAAGCCAACAGGAGTTTGAATCAATCCGCCTCCGCCAACAATTGCATCAATAAATCCTGCCGCAAAAGCCGCTATGCACAGTAAAATAAGAATGTAGTTTTCCAAAAAATGATTATTTAAGTACTTAAAAATAGTTTGGTAAAATTAGAGTTCCCAAACAAATAATACAATTAAAATGCCGTTGAATTCCAGTCAAAAAGTATATTTTTGTTCTTTAAATTTAAAAAAATGGAATCGACCAAAATCATAGAAATTTTAGCTTATACTTTACCTTCTTTAATAACCGGAAGTGTTGCTTATTATTTATTCAATTTGTATTTTAAAGAACAACAAAATACCAGACGATGGTTGTTGCAAAAAGACGCTCAAAAAGACGCCTTGCCTTTGCGTTTACAAGCTTATGAACGTATGACTTTATTTTTAGAGCGCATTAGCTTGACTAAATTGCTAGTTCGAATCAGTCCAATTTCTATTGATAAAATGGATTATGGGAATTTAATTATTGAGCACATCGAACAAGAATTTGAGCACAATTTAACTCAACAAATTTACATGTCGGATGAATGCTGGTCTATTATTACGACGGCCAAAAATGCTACAATCCAAATGATTCGAAAAACAATTGTAACAGAAGAAATCAAGGATGCAGATGCTTTGCGTAACGTTCTTTTGAATGATTTATTAGACAAACAATCCCCTAGTAATGCGGCATTGGCATATATCAAGAATGAAGTGAGTCAAATGTGGTAAAACCAGATTTAATGCTATAATTATTCCTTCAACAATCGGTTCAGTTGAAATTGCTCTTTTTCATTCAAGTCCGGTAAAAGTCGTTCGAAAGAAATTCTCAGTATTGGTTTTTTCAATAAAATCCGAATATTGTCTCTTCCAAATTTAGAAAATTGCCACATGTGATGTGTTGTCGCATTGACCAAATTTTTCAAAACCATATCGTTGACTAAATTAAAAGCAATCAGTTTTTCTAAAGCATTTTGTCGCGTTGTAGCTTCATAATTTATAGACGAATAATGAATTAATTCTGCTATTAAGGATTCTTTATTAGTTGCATAATTGGGTGTTGAAAGCGCTAATGAAAGCCACAATGTCCTTAGATTATAATCATTGAAACCAATCCAATCTTTCGACAAGTCTAAATAGTCAAAACTATTTTCGGGAAAATTATTCCATAAATTATACAAAGCAATTTCTTGTGTTTGATACGATTTGTCGTTAAGTAATGTCTCGTATTGTTCCCTGAAATCAGCCGGAATTTGATTTAATGAACTTGCCACAGCTTGTCGGATTTGCCAATTATTTGTTGCTAAAGCTAATTCTAATAACTCTTTTTTAGCTTCAAATGTTTCGTTTTTTAATTGCAGAATAACAGCTTCTTTCACGGTATAATAGACATCAGACTGAAGTATTTTTTTTAAAAAAGCTTTCTTTTCTATCAAAGGTTTATTTTTCCATTTATCAACTTCAAATTGAACTCTTATAGCTTTGTTTTTATTTAATAAATTATTCGCTTCTAATGTGTTAAAACTTGAATTCTCAAGCCATACTTTACTAAAAGCATCTAAATCATAATGAGATACTTTTCGTATTTCAGCTAAGAAATCCTGTGTATTTACGTTTTGAAATGAATGCTTTTTTAAATACATTTTAACGGCTTTTTTAAATGCTTTTTGCCCTATATTTTCTTGTAATACAAATAAGGCCCAAGCTCCTTTTTGATAAAAAGTCAAAGAGCTGGCTTTGGCATTCAAAACAGGAATGGTATCAGTTCTGGAAGCAAATTTTAATTGTTGAGCCGATTCGTATAATTTAGCATAAAAGTAATCCTCTCCGTAAATTTCCTTTTCGGCAAGTAAGGCATAATAGGTAGCAAAACCTTCTTGTAACCAATGGTGTTTTCCGCTTTCGGCAGTTACCAAATTACCAAACCATTGGTGTGCCAATTCATGTGCGTTTACATTTGTATAACTTCGATCTTCAAAACCTACACTATCAACCACATAACGAGTGGTAAACAGTGTAGCCGAGGTGTTTTCCATTCCAGCATATAAAAAATCCCGAACGGGTACTTGCTTGTAGATTTCCCAAGGATATTTTACGCCTATTGCCGTCTCCAGAAAATCAAATATTTGCTTAGAATTGCGATATGTGTGTTCAAATTTCGATACCTCTTTAGGTTCTATATACAATTCTAAAGGAATTCCGGATTTTGATTTCTGAGAAATTTTATCATATTTTCCGATGGCTAACATCAATAAATAAGAACTCATGGGTTTTTGCATGCGGTAATTCCAAACGCAAAGCCCATATAATTCGGATTTAAATTGCAAAAGACCGTTTGAAATCACCTGATAGTCTTTATTAAAAACAATATTCAAATTAAAAACAACCTTTTCATTTACATCATCAAAACTGGGAAACCAATGACTGGTGTATTTTCCTTGTCCTTGTGTCCAAATTTCCAGATTATTATTTTCTTCGGAACCTACAAAATACATCGTTTGTTTTGGCTTTGCCGAATATTCAAAAGTCAGTTTATTATTTCCTTTTTTAAACGGAAAAATCAATTGCAATTGTTTTGTGGTATTCAAAAAAGAGATGCTGTTACCGTTGACTTTTATATTCGAAAAAGTCATGTTTTGTGCATCTATTTTGATGGTATCAATGGGTTTTAAAACTTCAAAATCATAAATTACATCACCCGAAACCATTTTTTCTGTTGGATTGATGGCAATTTTACCCAAAACCGATTTAAAATCAACAAATTGAGTTTGTTGCGCAAAGGCGAATGTAGAAATAAATAGGAATAGGTATTTCATTTAGGATTATGATTTAAACTGAAAAATTCAAAGTTACAAAGGTTTCCTAAACTAATGCGACTAATTTTGTACGTTTACTTCCAGAAAAAATTAAATCTCATTGAAAAAGAAAGCCCTATTTAACTGGAGCAGCGGAAAAGATTCTGCGCTGGCCTTATACAAAACGTTACAAAATCCTGAATTTGAAATTAGCTGCCTCTTAACCAGCGTAAACCAACAGTTTCAACGCATTTCGATGCACGGTGTTCGGGTCGGATTATTAGAACAACAAGCCAAAAGTATTGGATTGCCTTTAGAAATAATGCAAATTCCTGAAATGCCAACGATGGAAGTTTATGAAGCCGTAATGCGGGAAACTCTTTTGAAATTAAAAAATCAAGGGGTAACACATTCTGTTTTTGGCGATATTTTTCTCGAAGATTTAAGAAAATACAGGGAAGACAAATTAGCCGAAATCGGATTTGAAGGTGTTTTTCCGCTTTGGAAAATTCCAACACAAGATTTAATTCAAGAATTCATGAATTTGGGTTTTAAAACGATTGTGGTTTGCGTAAACGAACGCTTTTTGGATAAAAGTTTTGTGGGAAGAATTATAGATCAAGATTTTATAAATGACTTGCCAAAGAATGTTGATGTCTGCGGTGAAAATGGTGAATTTCATACGTTTACTTTTGACGGTCCGATTTTTTCAAAACCAATCCAATTTGAGATTGGTGAAGTAGTGTATCGAAAATACGAAAGACCAAAAGAAGAGGATGCCTCTGATACGGCTTGTGATACCAGCGCTTCAGATGCGTTTGATTTTGGATTTTGGTATTGTGATTTGGTTGAAAAATAAACACATAAAAAAACTCCGAAATCAAAAAATTCGGAGTTTTTTTATTTTTGTAAAAGACTGTATTAATCTAAATTGGGTAATGAAAAAGTATTCAAAACACTTTTTTCATTCATAAGTGCTTCAATTTCATTCGATTTTCTTGGAGCTTCCGCAGATAAATTAATTGGACCATTAGGAGTAATTAAAATATCATCTTCAATTCGTACGGCAATTCCCCACCATTTTTTATCACAATCACTTCCGTTTGGAATGTAAATCCCAGGTTCTACGGTAACAACCATATTGGCTTCAAATGCATTGTACAAGCCTGGATCATGCACATCTAATCCGATATGATGTGATGTTCCGTGTGGGAAATACTTGCGGGATTCGTCTTCTTTTTTGATAATCCCTAATTTGATTAAGCCTTCGCTAATGACTTTACGTGCAGCTTGATCAGGCGTGCTAAAACTGTTTCCGATTTTTGCTTCAGCAATTCCTGCTTCCTGTGCATCATATACTAAATCATATATCAATTTTTGTTCTGTAGAAAATTTCCCGTTGGCCGGAATCGTTCGGGTTACATCAGCACTATAACCATGATATTCCGCTCCTAAATCCATTAAAACTAAATCATTTTCAACTTTCATTTTGCTGTTTTCGATATAATGCAAAACGCAACCGTTATTCCCGGCTCCTACTATTGAAGGATATCCTTCGTATTCACTGCCATATTTTTTATAAATGAATTCATGAATCCCTTGAATTTCAATTTCTGACATTCCTGGATGCATTGCTTTCATGATTTCGCGTTGTCCCATTGCCGAAATTCGTATGGCTTTGGTCAATAAAACCATTTCCTCTTTGGATTTTTTTTCCCGCAAGCTGGCCATGTATGTCCCAATTGATTTAGAATCTAAAGTTGCTTTCTTAGAAGTAATATTTTTTTTGAGATTCATTTCGTTTTGCATTTTCGAATCTGTTGGTGAATTTGACTTTTCAGTGTAGCCAACTTGAACTTTAAAGGCTTGAATCAGTTTAAATAAATCTGCTTTTTCTCGTTTAGAATCTCTGTAATCGTTTTCAAATTCCTTAAAAAGTACGTTACTAAAACTAGAATAGTTTATGCTGGAGTTGATGAATTCTTTGCCATTCAAAGCCACATCAAAGCCTAAACTGGTTTTTGCACCTTCTGTTCCTAAACGAATTCCGGTCCATTGTTCTGCTTTTGGATTTTTTTCCTGAACATACAGTATTTCATTATACGTACTTCCGTCTTTATCCATTTGATCCTCAGAGAAAATTACTAAAACACAATTGGGTTCTTTATATCCTGTCAAATAATAAAAATCAGGATCCTGATGGTACACATAATCTACATCATTCGCTCGGTTTCGAACAGGATTGCCAAAAAATACAGCTACACTATTTTTAGGCATTTTTGCTCGCAAAGCGGCTCTTTTTTCTTTATGAAATTGAGCTGATAGGTAATCGGTTGGAGTTCCGTTTTGCGCCATGGTAACGCAAACAAAAAATACTGTGAGGATAAAAGAAAGTTTACGGGTCATATCAGGCTAAAGGTTAGAGATTTTTAATACTAAATACTTTGTTTTCAAAGTATTGATTGATAGGTAAATATAAGTGCTTTTTTTAGTAATTTATCTTTCTTCATACATTTTTAATAACTGCGTCACAGTGTTCCAATTTCGAATGGTGGCGTTTACATTTAATTTTTTCTCAATGTATTTCTGGTCGAATCGTGTTTTTCCGGCTCCAACAGCGTATTTAATATAAATTCTGCTGGCATCAATACTGGCTTCATCCGGTTTAAATTGACTGATTTTCAAATCATTCATACTGGTACTTTGTAAAGTTGCAGAAATAAAAGCCACGTATAATTTTTTGATATCGACGTCTTTTTCCTTTAAAAAAGGATTGTTCTTAAAACACGCTTCTAAATCCGCGGAACCAATAACCACAACGGGTACTTCATGACCAAAAACCTTGAAAATCTCCTGCTTTATTTTGAAACCAACGGCAGGAGCATTTTCTTCTTCGGTATCCACAAAAACATTTCCTGACTGAATATAAGTTTGCACATTTTGAAAACCAATGGCTTCCAAAGTTGTTTTTAAAGCCTCCATTTTTATCATATTGTGACCTGAAACATTGATGCCACGAAGCAATGCGAGATGAGTTGTCATTTTTAAGCTTTTTTATTTTGCTAAGATATTAATATTCCCAAACATTCCCATTTCCAAATTTCCAAACAAAAAACTATCTTCGCAGTATGCAGCAAAACCTCCTTCACACGCCCATTGAATACCTGAAAGGTGTTGGTCCCAATCGGGGCGAATTGTTGCGTAAGGAATTGGGTATTTATAAGTATCAGGATTTGGTTAATTTTTTTCCAAACCGATACATTGACAGAACGCGGTATTACAAGATTAACGAACTGCAAAATAACATTGCCGAAGTTCAGATTATTGGTAAAATCATCAATATCAAAACGGTTGAATTTGGTCGTAATCAAAAGCGGTTAGTCGCTACATTTGTTGATGATACGGGACAAATTGACCTCAATTGGTTTCAAGGACATAAATGGATTAAAGAAAGTTTGAAGCTTAATGAAGTGAGTGTTGTTTTTGGAAAATGTGCACAATACGGTAGTCAATTCAGCATGGCACATCCCGAAATTGAGT
This region of Flavobacterium lacustre genomic DNA includes:
- a CDS encoding DUF1697 domain-containing protein — translated: MTTHLALLRGINVSGHNMIKMEALKTTLEAIGFQNVQTYIQSGNVFVDTEEENAPAVGFKIKQEIFKVFGHEVPVVVIGSADLEACFKNNPFLKEKDVDIKKLYVAFISATLQSTSMNDLKISQFKPDEASIDASRIYIKYAVGAGKTRFDQKYIEKKLNVNATIRNWNTVTQLLKMYEER
- a CDS encoding L-threonylcarbamoyladenylate synthase is translated as MAQFIKIYEDKPNEAAIAKVVKVLKDGGLVIYPTDTVYGLGCDITNTKALERIAKIKGVKLDKANFSFICHDLSNLSDYVKQIDTATFKILKRALPGPYTFILPGNNNLPKEFKKKTTVGIRVPDNSIALEIVRQLGNPIVSTSIRDEDDVIEYTTDPELIFEKWQNQVDMVIDGGYGDNMGSTIIDLSGDEPIVIREGKGTLEIL
- a CDS encoding aminopeptidase P N-terminal domain-containing protein codes for the protein MTRKLSFILTVFFVCVTMAQNGTPTDYLSAQFHKEKRAALRAKMPKNSVAVFFGNPVRNRANDVDYVYHQDPDFYYLTGYKEPNCVLVIFSEDQMDKDGSTYNEILYVQEKNPKAEQWTGIRLGTEGAKTSLGFDVALNGKEFINSSINYSSFSNVLFKEFENDYRDSKREKADLFKLIQAFKVQVGYTEKSNSPTDSKMQNEMNLKKNITSKKATLDSKSIGTYMASLREKKSKEEMVLLTKAIRISAMGQREIMKAMHPGMSEIEIQGIHEFIYKKYGSEYEGYPSIVGAGNNGCVLHYIENSKMKVENDLVLMDLGAEYHGYSADVTRTIPANGKFSTEQKLIYDLVYDAQEAGIAEAKIGNSFSTPDQAARKVISEGLIKLGIIKKEDESRKYFPHGTSHHIGLDVHDPGLYNAFEANMVVTVEPGIYIPNGSDCDKKWWGIAVRIEDDILITPNGPINLSAEAPRKSNEIEALMNEKSVLNTFSLPNLD
- a CDS encoding diphthine--ammonia ligase; its protein translation is MKKKALFNWSSGKDSALALYKTLQNPEFEISCLLTSVNQQFQRISMHGVRVGLLEQQAKSIGLPLEIMQIPEMPTMEVYEAVMRETLLKLKNQGVTHSVFGDIFLEDLRKYREDKLAEIGFEGVFPLWKIPTQDLIQEFMNLGFKTIVVCVNERFLDKSFVGRIIDQDFINDLPKNVDVCGENGEFHTFTFDGPIFSKPIQFEIGEVVYRKYERPKEEDASDTACDTSASDAFDFGFWYCDLVEK
- a CDS encoding ATP-dependent helicase; its protein translation is MQKYIDQLNEAQREPVLQKDGPMIIIAGAGSGKTRVLTIRIAYLMSQGVDSFSILSLTFTNKAAREMKKRISDIVGSGEAKNLWMGTFHSVFARILRSEADHLGYPSNFTIYDSQDSLRCISGIIKEMQLDRDVYKPKQVLSRISSYKNSLVTVKAYFNNPELQEADAMSKKPRLGEIYQNYVDRCFKAGAMDFDDLLLKTNELLTRFPEVLAKYQNRFRYILVDEYQDTNHSQYLIVRALSDKFQNICVVGDDAQSIYAFRGANINNILNFQKDYEGVKTFRLEQNYRSTKNIVEAANTIIDKNKTKLDKIVWTANDFGPKIKVHRSLTDAEEGRFVASTIFEQKMQNQLHNGAFAILYRTNAQSRAMEDALRKRDIPYRIYGGLSFYQRKEIKDVLCYLRLVINPKDEEALVRVINYPARGIGDTTVEKLTIAANHYKRSIWEVMQNIDKIDLKLNSGTKQKLLDFVTMIQSFQVINENQDAFYITDHVAKKTGLVQELKKDATPEGMAKIQNIEELLNGIKDFTEGQKEIDGARGALSEFMEDVALATDLDKDTSDEDRVALMTIHLAKGLEFPHVFVVGMEEDLFPSAMSMSTRSELEEERRLFYVALTRAEHQAYLTYAQSRYRWGKLTDSEASRFIEEIDGQYLEYLTPEESNYRYKPMIDSDIFGDVDKSKLRLAKPIGGTPPKHITDNEPKSDINIRKLKPVSGSGASSSGANLFDNKLVTGNIVMHERFGKGEIINLEGVGADKKAEIRFEVGGIKKLLLRFAKLDVIG
- a CDS encoding M1 family metallopeptidase; this translates as MKYLFLFISTFAFAQQTQFVDFKSVLGKIAINPTEKMVSGDVIYDFEVLKPIDTIKIDAQNMTFSNIKVNGNSISFLNTTKQLQLIFPFKKGNNKLTFEYSAKPKQTMYFVGSEENNNLEIWTQGQGKYTSHWFPSFDDVNEKVVFNLNIVFNKDYQVISNGLLQFKSELYGLCVWNYRMQKPMSSYLLMLAIGKYDKISQKSKSGIPLELYIEPKEVSKFEHTYRNSKQIFDFLETAIGVKYPWEIYKQVPVRDFLYAGMENTSATLFTTRYVVDSVGFEDRSYTNVNAHELAHQWFGNLVTAESGKHHWLQEGFATYYALLAEKEIYGEDYFYAKLYESAQQLKFASRTDTIPVLNAKASSLTFYQKGAWALFVLQENIGQKAFKKAVKMYLKKHSFQNVNTQDFLAEIRKVSHYDLDAFSKVWLENSSFNTLEANNLLNKNKAIRVQFEVDKWKNKPLIEKKAFLKKILQSDVYYTVKEAVILQLKNETFEAKKELLELALATNNWQIRQAVASSLNQIPADFREQYETLLNDKSYQTQEIALYNLWNNFPENSFDYLDLSKDWIGFNDYNLRTLWLSLALSTPNYATNKESLIAELIHYSSINYEATTRQNALEKLIAFNLVNDMVLKNLVNATTHHMWQFSKFGRDNIRILLKKPILRISFERLLPDLNEKEQFQLNRLLKE
- a CDS encoding OmpA/MotB family protein, with amino-acid sequence MRKIVIALSVLALLTSCVSKKKYTDLEARNKETQDLLNTCTVKLNSCLEEKAALSATAATLKEQNQGLISVSKDMTILSTKGAENIEKALESIKEKDLKISRMQDALTKKDSVTLALVTSLKSSVGISDPDIEINVEKGVVFISIADKLLFKSGSYEVTDRAKSVLAKVAKVVNDKPDFECMVEGHTDSVPYRGTGILLDNWDLSVKRSTSIIRVLTGDLGVNPAQLIAAGRSSYIPLVANDSAENKARNRRTRIVVLPKIDQFYDMIEKEMKKQKQ
- a CDS encoding glycosyltransferase family 2 protein, with amino-acid sequence MKIAVVILNWNGVKLLEQFLPSIIQYSPEATIYVADNASTDASVSYINAHFPTVKIVKNESNFGFAGGYNEALKHIDSEIYALVNSDIEVTENWLQPIIKTFEAEPKTAIIQPKILDFKNKEYFEYAGAAGGFIDKYGYPYCRGRIFDTLEKDLGQYDDDCEIFWASGACFFIRSAVYKELNGFDADFFAHQEEIDLCWRAFNQGHTIKYNPKSVVYHVGGATLQQGNPRKTELNFRNSLFMLTKNLPKTVLYPTLFIRMVLDGVAGIKFIFQGNIKHFFAILKAHFSFYRDFNIHFKKRGKFQQEKYYNTKSIVYLYFVKKVKTFKNILTFI
- a CDS encoding sulfite exporter TauE/SafE family protein; protein product: MENYILILLCIAAFAAGFIDAIVGGGGLIQTPVGLILLPNLPVSTVIGTLKIPAFSGTSFAAFQYLKKVEMNWKLLGVMMALAFPSAFLGSTVLTYVSNDFMKPLLLVVLSFLVIYTYAKKNFGQHVEKTISARTQILNAVGISFIVGFYDGFIGPGTGSFLVVAFIALMGFDFLHASANAKMVNLSTNFGSICLFVLKGKIIWAIAIPMAFSNAFGGWLGAKLAINKGNSFIRIFFLIVVIGTLIRFAYDVFFK